A genome region from Arachis duranensis cultivar V14167 chromosome 6, aradu.V14167.gnm2.J7QH, whole genome shotgun sequence includes the following:
- the LOC107494231 gene encoding probable protein S-acyltransferase 4 isoform X2: protein MGGNRKMQMESSPPSLKAAHNLKPLRVYQAWRGNNKFFCGGRLVFGPDVASLFLTTFLIAGPAIAFCIKIYLRIRQGNGDNDAQWVPVLAVGSALTVLDLLFLLMTSGRDPGIVPRNSRAPEFDEAFDIPTPSMEWINGTTPHLKLPRTKDVIINGHTVKVKFCDTCLLYRPPRTSHCSICNNCVQRFDHHCPWVGQCIGITTYENFRYQYDRRGNPYNKGSCGNLRETLCSRIQPSRNKFRSFVVEEEHMPHSLSPNHMEGMLTPKEKIDIEMGSMHAEGGGIPIPELLRKFDFDNFDDDLKFEDDEGQPSFDPFYSVDEDSRTSNATVVNFHSSEYDEPPESFHARERDRHNP from the exons ATGGGTGGGAATAGAAAGATGCAAATGGagtcttctcctccttctctcAAGGCGGCCCATAATTTGAAGCCACTGAGGGTCTATCAAGCATGGAGGGGAAACAAt aaatttttctgtGGCGGGAGGCTTGTTTTTGGTCCTGATGTAGCTTCTTTGTTTCTTACAACATTTCTTATTGCTGGACCTGCAATTGCATTTTGCATTAAGATATATCTTAGAATCAGGCAAGGAAATGGTGATAACGATGCTCAGTGGGTTCCTGTATTGGCTGTGGGTTCAGCCCTCACTGTTTTG GATTTACTATTTCTCCTCATGACTTCTGGGAGAGATCCGGGAATTGTCCCTAGAAATTCTAGAGCACCTGAATTTGATGAGGCATTTGATATACCTACCCCTTCCATGGAGTGGATTAATGGTACAACCCCTCATTTGAAACTTCCTCGAACAAAAGATGTGATCATTAATGGTCACACGGTAAAAGTGAAGTTCTGCGACACATGCTTGCTGTATCGCCCTCCTCGTACCTCTCATTGTTCCATATGCAACAACTGTGTCCAGAGATTTGATCATCATTGTCCCTGGGTTGGCCAATGCATTGGAATC ACAACTTATGAGAACTTCCGATACCAATATGATAGGAGGGGGAATCCATACAATAAGGGATCATGCGGAAATTTAAGAGAAACACTTTGCTCCCGTATCCAACCTTCAAGAAATAAGTTCCGATCATTTGTGGTGGAGGAGGAACATATGCCCCACTCTTTGAGTCCAAATCATATGGAGGGAATGTTGACTCCAAAGGAGAAAATCGACATTGAAATGGGATCTATGCATGCAGAAGGAGGTGGCATACCCATTCCCGAACTTCTGcggaaatttgattttgataactTTGATGATGATCTCAAGTTTGAAGATGATGAGGGACAACCTTCTTTTGATCCATTCTACAGTGTCGATGAAGATTCTCGGACATCTAATGCTACAGTTGTAAATTTCCATAGCAGCGAATATGATGAGCCTCCGGAAAGTTTCCACGCTAGAGAAAGGGATAGGCACAACCCATGA
- the LOC107494231 gene encoding probable protein S-acyltransferase 4 isoform X1, producing the protein MGGNRKMQMESSPPSLKAAHNLKPLRVYQAWRGNNKFFCGGRLVFGPDVASLFLTTFLIAGPAIAFCIKIYLRIRQGNGDNDAQWVPVLAVGSALTVLDLLFLLMTSGRDPGIVPRNSRAPEFDEAFDIPTPSMEWINGTTPHLKLPRTKDVIINGHTVKVKFCDTCLLYRPPRTSHCSICNNCVQRFDHHCPWVGQCIGIRNYRWFFMFISTSTILCLYVFVFTWINIAQRGTLRTLTHDYVSDILIVYCFIAVWFVGGLTVFHFYLICTNQTTYENFRYQYDRRGNPYNKGSCGNLRETLCSRIQPSRNKFRSFVVEEEHMPHSLSPNHMEGMLTPKEKIDIEMGSMHAEGGGIPIPELLRKFDFDNFDDDLKFEDDEGQPSFDPFYSVDEDSRTSNATVVNFHSSEYDEPPESFHARERDRHNP; encoded by the exons ATGGGTGGGAATAGAAAGATGCAAATGGagtcttctcctccttctctcAAGGCGGCCCATAATTTGAAGCCACTGAGGGTCTATCAAGCATGGAGGGGAAACAAt aaatttttctgtGGCGGGAGGCTTGTTTTTGGTCCTGATGTAGCTTCTTTGTTTCTTACAACATTTCTTATTGCTGGACCTGCAATTGCATTTTGCATTAAGATATATCTTAGAATCAGGCAAGGAAATGGTGATAACGATGCTCAGTGGGTTCCTGTATTGGCTGTGGGTTCAGCCCTCACTGTTTTG GATTTACTATTTCTCCTCATGACTTCTGGGAGAGATCCGGGAATTGTCCCTAGAAATTCTAGAGCACCTGAATTTGATGAGGCATTTGATATACCTACCCCTTCCATGGAGTGGATTAATGGTACAACCCCTCATTTGAAACTTCCTCGAACAAAAGATGTGATCATTAATGGTCACACGGTAAAAGTGAAGTTCTGCGACACATGCTTGCTGTATCGCCCTCCTCGTACCTCTCATTGTTCCATATGCAACAACTGTGTCCAGAGATTTGATCATCATTGTCCCTGGGTTGGCCAATGCATTGGAATC CGAAACTATCGGTGGTTCTTCATGTTTATTTCAACATCAACCATTTTGTGCCTGTATGTATTTGTGTTTACTTGGATCAATATTGCCCAGAGAGGCACGTTGAGGACATTAACACATGATTATGTATCGGATATTCTCATAGTTTATTGCTTTATAGCCGTCTGGTTTGTTGGTGGCCTCACAGTTTTCCATTTCTATCTCATTTGCACGAACCAG ACAACTTATGAGAACTTCCGATACCAATATGATAGGAGGGGGAATCCATACAATAAGGGATCATGCGGAAATTTAAGAGAAACACTTTGCTCCCGTATCCAACCTTCAAGAAATAAGTTCCGATCATTTGTGGTGGAGGAGGAACATATGCCCCACTCTTTGAGTCCAAATCATATGGAGGGAATGTTGACTCCAAAGGAGAAAATCGACATTGAAATGGGATCTATGCATGCAGAAGGAGGTGGCATACCCATTCCCGAACTTCTGcggaaatttgattttgataactTTGATGATGATCTCAAGTTTGAAGATGATGAGGGACAACCTTCTTTTGATCCATTCTACAGTGTCGATGAAGATTCTCGGACATCTAATGCTACAGTTGTAAATTTCCATAGCAGCGAATATGATGAGCCTCCGGAAAGTTTCCACGCTAGAGAAAGGGATAGGCACAACCCATGA